The proteins below are encoded in one region of Coffea arabica cultivar ET-39 chromosome 4c, Coffea Arabica ET-39 HiFi, whole genome shotgun sequence:
- the LOC113740444 gene encoding phospholipase A1-IIdelta-like isoform X1, whose product MSMGSTGGEPAWPELLGSNGWEGLLDPLDDSLRGLILRCGDFCQATYDAFNNDQNSKFCGSSRYGKKSFFEKVMLESGSNYQVIGFIYATAQIGAHKAIFLRSLSRESWDRESNWIGYIAVTTDEYSQAIGRREVYIAFRGTTRNYEWINVLGAGLKSAEPLLRPKAWKKREDGSVSTSDSDGDDEEKMPKVMQGWLKIYVSSDPKSPFTYLSAREQLLAKIEELRNLYEGEDLSITFTGHSLGASLSILAAFDLVENGLHDIPVAAIVFGSPQVGNKTFNNRLKQFPNLKVLHVRNKIDLIPHYPSHLLGYHNSGIELVIDTRKSPFLKDSKNPSDWHNLQAMLHVVAGWNAAHGDFELKVKRSLALVNKSCGFLKDECLVPENWWIEKNKGMVLDENGGWIVATPADEDLPVPEH is encoded by the coding sequence ATGAGCATGGGGTCGACCGGAGGAGAACCAGCATGGCCTGAATTGCTAGGAAGCAACGGTTGGGAAGGCCTTCTTGATCCATTGGATGATAGTCTCAGGGGCCTGATTCTTCGCTGTGGCGATTTTTGTCAGGCAACCTATGATGCCTTCAACAATGATCAGAATTCCAAGTTCTGCGGCAGCAGCAGGTATGGCAAGAAATCATTTTTTGAAAAGGTCATGTTGGAATCAGGATCAAATTACCAAGTTATTGGTTTCATCTATGCCACGGCTCAAATAGGTGCACACAAGGCGATTTTTCTCCGTTCATTGTCCCGCGAATCCTGGGACCGTGAGTCCAATTGGATTGGCTACATTGCTGTCACAACAGATGAATACAGCCAAGCTATAGGCCGAAGGGAAGTTTACATAGCATTTCGCGGGACAACAAGAAATTACGAATGGATCAACGTGTTAGGTGCAGGGCTTAAGTCTGCAGAGCCACTCTTACGTCCAAAAGCTTGGAAGAAAAGGGAAGATGGAAGTGTAAGCACCAGTGATAGCGATGGAGATGATGAGGAGAAGATGCCAAAAGTTATGCAGGGTTGGCTCAAGATTTATGTTTCCAGTGATCCGAAATCGCCTTTCACATATCTAAGTGCCAGAGAACAGCTTCTGGCCAAGATTGAAGAGCTGAGAAACCTATATGAAGGTGAGGATTTGAGCATTACTTTTACTGGGCATAGTCTTGGAGCAAGTTTATCAATTTTAGCTGCTTTTGATCTGGTTGAAAATGGGCTTCACGACATCCCTGTGGCAGCAATTGTTTTTGGTAGTCCGCAGGTGGGAAACAAGACGTTCAATAACAGATTGAAGCAATTTCCAAATCTTAAAGTCCTCCATGTCAGGAACAAAATCGATTTAATCCCACACTATCCGAGCCATTTGCTGGGGTATCATAACTCAGGAATCGAGCTAGttatcgatactagaaaatcgcCCTTTTTGAAAGACTCGAAAAATCCTAGTGATTGGCATAATTTGCAGGCAATGCTACATGTTGTAGCTGGTTGGAATGCAGCTCATGGAGACTTTGAACTGAAGGTAAAGAGGAGCTTGGCTTTAGTAAACAAATCTTGTGGATTTTTGAAGGATGAATGTTTGGTCCCAGAAAATTGGTGGATTGAAAAGAACAAAGGAATGGTGCTTGATGAAAATGGAGGATGGATTGTTGCAACACCTGCAGATGAGGACCTACCGGTCCCTGAACATTGA
- the LOC113740445 gene encoding uncharacterized protein, with protein sequence MALRSSAQLKYYFSRLRTGSGNSGFATSTIPKMKPHAPTADIHTHEHADTKLWPLKAEFVPVYVALGLIAMSTSFGTYTALHQLKRAPNVYVKKSRRETVPEVAEPERVAEDVDQFINKSFFRKVAHVQDSDRQDTVPNPIAGDVYAWKPHFKAATLKDVGAEPPKDKPPKDA encoded by the exons ATGGCCTTGAGGTCCTCG GCtcaattgaaatattatttcaGTCGCTTGAGAACTGGTAGCGGAAATTCAGGTTTTGCAACATCAACCATTCCCAAAATGAAGCCTCATGCCCCAACAGCTGATATTCATACCCATGAACATGCAGACACGAAACTATG GCCATTGAAGGCAGAGTTTGTTCCAGTATACGTGGCACTTGGGTTGATAGCTATGTCTACGAGTTTTGGAACATACACGGCATTGCATCAGCTGAAGAGGGCTCCAAATGTGTATGTGAAGAAATCAAGAAGGGAAACCGTTCCAGAGGTGGCGGAGCCGGAGCGGGTGGCGGAGGATGTCGATCAGTTCATCAACAAATCTTTCTTCAGGAAGGTGGCTCATGTCCAAGATTCTGACCGCCAAGACACCGTGCCTAATCCCATCGCCGGAGATGTCTATGCATG GAAGCCACATTTCAAAGCGGCGACATTGAAAGATGTTGGAGCGGAACCACCGAAAGATAAACCACCTAAAGATGCTTGA
- the LOC113740444 gene encoding phospholipase A1-IIdelta-like isoform X2: protein MMPSTMIRIPSSAAAAGAHKAIFLRSLSRESWDRESNWIGYIAVTTDEYSQAIGRREVYIAFRGTTRNYEWINVLGAGLKSAEPLLRPKAWKKREDGSVSTSDSDGDDEEKMPKVMQGWLKIYVSSDPKSPFTYLSAREQLLAKIEELRNLYEGEDLSITFTGHSLGASLSILAAFDLVENGLHDIPVAAIVFGSPQVGNKTFNNRLKQFPNLKVLHVRNKIDLIPHYPSHLLGYHNSGIELVIDTRKSPFLKDSKNPSDWHNLQAMLHVVAGWNAAHGDFELKVKRSLALVNKSCGFLKDECLVPENWWIEKNKGMVLDENGGWIVATPADEDLPVPEH, encoded by the exons ATGATGCCTTCAACAATGATCAGAATTCCAAGTTCTGCGGCAGCAGCAG GTGCACACAAGGCGATTTTTCTCCGTTCATTGTCCCGCGAATCCTGGGACCGTGAGTCCAATTGGATTGGCTACATTGCTGTCACAACAGATGAATACAGCCAAGCTATAGGCCGAAGGGAAGTTTACATAGCATTTCGCGGGACAACAAGAAATTACGAATGGATCAACGTGTTAGGTGCAGGGCTTAAGTCTGCAGAGCCACTCTTACGTCCAAAAGCTTGGAAGAAAAGGGAAGATGGAAGTGTAAGCACCAGTGATAGCGATGGAGATGATGAGGAGAAGATGCCAAAAGTTATGCAGGGTTGGCTCAAGATTTATGTTTCCAGTGATCCGAAATCGCCTTTCACATATCTAAGTGCCAGAGAACAGCTTCTGGCCAAGATTGAAGAGCTGAGAAACCTATATGAAGGTGAGGATTTGAGCATTACTTTTACTGGGCATAGTCTTGGAGCAAGTTTATCAATTTTAGCTGCTTTTGATCTGGTTGAAAATGGGCTTCACGACATCCCTGTGGCAGCAATTGTTTTTGGTAGTCCGCAGGTGGGAAACAAGACGTTCAATAACAGATTGAAGCAATTTCCAAATCTTAAAGTCCTCCATGTCAGGAACAAAATCGATTTAATCCCACACTATCCGAGCCATTTGCTGGGGTATCATAACTCAGGAATCGAGCTAGttatcgatactagaaaatcgcCCTTTTTGAAAGACTCGAAAAATCCTAGTGATTGGCATAATTTGCAGGCAATGCTACATGTTGTAGCTGGTTGGAATGCAGCTCATGGAGACTTTGAACTGAAGGTAAAGAGGAGCTTGGCTTTAGTAAACAAATCTTGTGGATTTTTGAAGGATGAATGTTTGGTCCCAGAAAATTGGTGGATTGAAAAGAACAAAGGAATGGTGCTTGATGAAAATGGAGGATGGATTGTTGCAACACCTGCAGATGAGGACCTACCGGTCCCTGAACATTGA